Genomic DNA from Rana temporaria chromosome 1, aRanTem1.1, whole genome shotgun sequence:
tgcagggggtcttacgtattaatcctccagttaaatccccgctttgtccgtgggatttaaatcttgttctgtcaagtttacagaaacaaccttttgagccgttggctgaaattcctttggttttactgacaaggaagttagtatttttggtcgccatagtttccgccagaagagtatcggaactggcagccttatcctgtaaggaaccatatcttattttgcataaggacagggtcgttctccgccctcatccttccttcctaccaaaggttatatccagttttcatctaaaccaggatttggtattaccatccttctttcctaaacctacttccagaaaggaagggttgctgcataccttggatattgtcagggccatgaaggcctatcttaaagctacagagaagatccggaaaacagatgtgttgttcattttaccggatgggcccaagaaggggcaggcagctgcaaaatccaccatctcgaggtggattaaacagttaatcactcaggcctacggcttgaaggggttgcctcctcctttatcattaaaggctcattctactagggccatgggcgcctcctgggcagcacaccaccagatctctatggctcaagtttgcaaggcggcaacctggtcttctgtccacacgtttacaaaattctaccagttggacgtaagaaggaatactgatacagcctttgggcaggcagtgctgcgggctgcagtttgagaccctcggattccgggggctcccttttgagttaaatttaaaatttaaaatttaaaattattttttctcaactaagttggatttattatgatttgagtatatctctaaattaaatccttttgtcttgggaagatgttctccatcccctcattgtaagcattgctttgggacatcccatatagtaatgaatatgccgctctgtgtcccgtgatgtacgataaagaaaaagagatttttaatacagcttacctgtaaaatctttttcttggagtacatcacgggacacagagctcccacccctctttggggaccattttgggaggcatactgcttgctacaaaactgaggtactcctcctatgggagggggttatatagggaggggcacttcctgttttttgagattgccagtgtccatcacctgaaggtactccatataacccatatagtaatgaatatgccgctctgtgtcccgtgatgtactccaagaaaaagattttacaggtaagctgtattaaaaatctcttttttcccatcgggaaacccggacgtgtgtacgggcattatttcccgtacacacgatcggaaagtccgagaagaaaagtccgatgtgagcttttggatggaaattccaactgtgtgtaggctccatcggacttttgctgtcggaatttccaccaacaaaagattgagagctggttctcaaattttccgacggaaaatccgatcgtctgtagcaattccggtgcgcaaaattccgacgcatgctcggaagcattgaacttaattttcttggctcgtcgtagtgttgtacgtcactgcgttcttgatggtcgaaagttcagaaaacttttgtttgaccgtgtgtatgctagcCAAGCTTGAgccgaattccgtcggaaaaaacatccaaggttttcttccgacggaaaatccgatcgtgtgtacgcggcataactctgtaAAACAGGGGTATATTTAGAATGTATTGACTGCACACTGTGAACTTTTCAAGCTTGATGCTAAAATTGAACTGCTCAGTCTCAGGTGGATGACTGGGTGTTCATCACACCACGGGTCGCATGCTTTAATGGCACTTCCTTCTAGAGAACTTAAAAGATACACAGGTGATTTTTCCCACCCTTTCACCACAAGGATTCACTGCAGGAGGATCTGCACCTGGGTTACCGTGTACTCCTATCAGACATGCTTACCCGATCTCCCACATTCTACTCCATGAGTAGCCCGTAGGGGAATACGTGTATCTAGAGCAGAGACCAGGCAAAATGCCCACATAACACTCAGAGTGATGATGCATCTATTGCAATTGAGCAGGAACTGGTTTTAACACCGGTCTCACCATCCAATTGCAGCTCTATTTCATCCACGCAAGAAGCGGCCTGCTTGACAAAAGCAGAATTCTTTGCTCCTGCTTCACAATTCCTAGGACAGATTGCAGCCCAAATTCAGTCATCTCTGTCCAGAGCTCCGAAACGCCCAGCCTCTTCTCCAACTCTTGTTTTTCAATCTAATCGGAACCTGAAAAGGCCATGGTGGAAAAAGCTGcagaaggtcccccccccccacacggtcCCTATATTACAGAGGGAGCTTCACACAACATGCTTGCTATCAAGCTCATTGCCTCTGTCTGCAAAAGCCTTGTCATTGTACAGTTGGACTCTCCTTTATCTCACCATGCCCAAAGAGGCCTACAAAAACATGCAAACATTCACTGTTCATGAACAGATAAAATGCGCAGTCCATGGCCAGTGTACTTGAGATATTCCCAACATAACTTACCACCCCCCTTATCTTTACACATACCCTTCTATAACCTTCACATAAGCATAAACCCCTTAACCACACTAATAATAAATAGAGCACACCAGAGTTGGAGTATAAATGGCCATAACAGCCTTTTTTATTAACCAATTATATAAATAACTCCAACTATTAATAACtttaatcaattaatcaatttaGACTGGGAGTTTCTCAACTCCCGGTCTATTTGTCTCTGACGGCACCCCAAACTTTTCCACTTTCCACCACTACACTGTGGGACCATAAattttaccataccaggcctccagccgaaaccagctcggagacaaccccctcccgcaatgcaaccattaccgtattccagcagacaccgttccaccgGAATACACCAGAGGGGCACATACCACCGGTGATCTCCCCACCATTTCCATGACATCTGATTTTGCCACTGTCAAAGACCAAAGACACCTCCAGTTCCAGCTGCTATGAGGTCCAGAATCCAAACCTGAAATAAAAGAGAACAAACCAACAACACCGAAAAACTTGTAcaaaagggagggtgggtgggaaagctTCCTCTCTCAGCTAAAACTCCCCAGTGCCTCAGGACGTTCCCGCCTCttcctcttaggccgcgtacacacggtcggtcaaaaccgatggaaacggactgaaggaccgtttcatcggtccaaaccgatcgtgtgtaggccccatcggtccgttatccttcggtcgaaaaatatagaacttgctttaaaattcaactgatggacgcctaactgataggtcaaaactgatcgttcgtatgcaaaagcatcggtcaaagggccgcccatgctcagaatcaagtagacgcatgcttggaagcattgaacttaattttttcagcacgtcgtgtgttttacgtcaccgcattctgacacgatagtttttttaaccgatggtgtgtaggcacatcagaccatcagtcagcttcatctgtgaaccgatgaaacggtccttcagtctgttctcatcggatggactgatcgtgtgtacagggcttcatacCGCTCCACCCCTTCACTTTGTTCCTCAGCCAGCCTCCGCCTCTCCAGCACTCCCACCTAAACTTTCACATTATTAACCCCATGttgcctctcctctccacctcgtcatgcccggccctccatTATTTTGTTTCTCTTGTTTTCCATTCCGGGCCTCCCTTGATAACTGGGTCACACCATTGCTGCACTCTGCCTAGTTTAAAACAGAGTTTTCAAAAAAGTGTGCTGTTCCTGTGGTTGACACTGCTGTTTCTGTCCTAAACAAGCATCTTACTGTACATATTAAAAAGATGTTCTGTCTTCTAAAGATTCTGCTGACAGAAAATGTAAGATGCTCTTAAAAGCTCTCTTTAACCTGGCAGGCTCAGCAACACAACTAGTTCTTCCTAAACAGTACCCAACTAAACTAGGATATAGAATAACCAACATAAACCCCCGTCTTTCAGAATTGTGCTGTTGCAGTGCATTTACAATTGCCCTCTGGTCTTCTTTTCTGTGTCGATACCCTGGAACATGTCTTGTGGAAAGATCCATAATGACTCTAATCTCCATTTATATGGCTTGGACAGTAGAAGCTGCCCGTAAAAGGTGCTGCACATGTATGCATTTTTAAGAAAATATCTGTTTGTTAAGACACTTGACCATGTCATCAAAGAGGCCATGGGTGGGACAATTTTACTTTCTCATATGAATGTAACAAAGCCCCCTCCTCGGGAGCTCATAGATCCTTTACATGTAGAGCACCTCAACACTCAAACCAGCATTCAACTTCAAAATCTAAGGTCATCCCTTCCTTTCAGCACAAAGCTTGGCCCACAAAGGCTACCAAGCTATCTTCAGAGTGAGGGGGGTTCCCTCACTACTAAGAGTGGGGGATGTTTGTTGCAGTTGGCATCTCTCTGGATCACAGGCATCCCCGGCCTATTGGTTCAGTTGTTTCAAACAAATTCAAGATGGAGTTCAAGATTCTAACACCTCAATGCTTTCTTCTTTCAAATCCACCAAAAACTGTCCTGGGGCATCAAGATTGCAAAAGACAACGAAACACCTTTTGTTCCAGTGAGTCATTGCACCGGTATCACCACAGGACATTTTCTAATCTGTTCATGGTGCCAAAACCCCAATGAGGGATATCTATCCCATCCTGGACTTAAAATCCCTCAGCAAATTCCTTCACATTTCAAAATTCTGTTATGGAATTTTCAAGGTCAGTAATTTCTTCTCAGAGACAAAGAGAAAACATGGCATGCCTGGACATCCAATCTGCCTATCTGCATATTCCTATTTACCCACCTCATCAGAGATTTATAAGCTTAGCAATGGCAGAGGACCGCTTCCAGGTTTGTTGCATTGCCTCTCATCCTGTCCTCTGTTACCAGAGTGTTCACAAAGGTCTTAGCACCCTTGCTTGCCCTTCTCAGAACTCAGGGCATCCAGGTGACAGGCTTTCTTGATGACTTTCTGCTGACGGACTCACCTCCCTTACAACTCTTCAGCAATATCCGAAAGGCATTGAAGCTGCTTCAGGCCTTCGGATGTGTGATCAACTTAAAAATatgctctgcagccttctctgtgCCTAGAATAGTTGGGATTGATCCTCCCAGACAAAGGTTTTTCTTCCAGAAAACAAATTTCATTCTCTAAGAACTCACACTCGATAACTAAGATGCAAAGGAAATTTGGAGGAGATTTGCCATGTGAGTTCTGGGTCTAAAGGTGGAGCTCCTTCAAGGCAAAACCTTTTGCCCAATTCCATTCCAGAACTCTCCAACAAAATAGTCTGTCAGCATTGGAAAAACAGGTTCTTAGGCTGGATCTACTTatggaaaaatggaaagaagctgctctaaaataacaaaaagtaaaaggaaagaaaaagaccTGCAACGTAGTCACAGTCTATTCACTCCAGGTGCTGCGATTACCgtgtaaacaataaatacaagaaattcaCATgagaaaatataaatcgcgctacctctacaACCCTTCTTGACAAATACAAATGTGTATACAAAACTCtcaggcacccgtccactgggggaacgttaggagcttcttgggtgacgacagctcgccctacgtccgtttcgtaagatattacttcttccaggggcgaTTACTTCTTACTTCTTCCTTGGCCCCTGGAGGAAGTAATATCTTACGAAATGGACATAGGGCGAGCGGCGCGCTgtcgttcccccagtggacgggtgcctgagagttttgtgtaccggccggcacattagattcaaggcGATTTTTTAActgcataattgtaagtgcaattttaactttttaaaatacatttctactcatttaatgcactatgtggagctgttactgtttcttacatggtgggcactgataccgGTGAAATGTCTTGTGAGTGAGATCCATCAGGACCGCATATGTCTGAAACTGCGAGATTGGGACCTATTACatgctgtttctgatcccctgtcataagggatcgtggAAATCCGGTAAGAAACCAATCTATAAGTCTGGTGGAGGACACATCACTTTCTTCTTTTGGACACGTTTGCAACTAATCTGCAATGTGGCACAGATGCATGGGTGTTTGACATCTTACCTGCTAAACATCTATGGACTTTCTATTGTCAATATTTTGGActgtttattaattttatttagaGCTATAACCCAATTTTAGTTTTAGGTTTTTGACCTAAGTGTCATTTGGTTTTGGTGGCTGCATGGTGCATCCTAGCGGCCATCATATGTCACTGTTTTGATACAGCAGTGAGCTTCTCATATATATCACTAGAGATTACCTACCTGTACACGTTTGTGTTTGTCAAGAAGGGTtgtagaggtagcgcgatttatattttctcTGGATTTACTTATgctgcttacacacgatcggaaaatcagacaagaaaaccgtggattttttttccgacggaatgttggctcaaacttgtgttgcatacaaaattccgaccgtcaagaacgcggtgacgtacaacactacaacgagccgagaaaaattaagttcaatgattccgagcatgcgtcaaattgattcagagaatgtgtgtttttttgtgctttggaattgcatacagacgatcggaatttccgacaagaacttttcttgttggaaaaattgagaaccagctctcaaatttttgttgtcggaaattccaacagaaaaagtctgatagaGCCTACAGACAGtctgaatttccaaccaaaagctcacatcgaacttttcttgtcggagattcagaccgtgtgtatgcggcattattctCCTATATTCCCAAACAAGAAAGTTCTTGCCCTGGTGAATCACCACTTAAACTGAAACAGAGGGAAGATGTTTTCTTCCCTACAATTGTATTGTGCTTACAACAGACACATGTTTGTCAGGCTGGGGAAGAGTCTTTCAATCCTTGACAGTTCAGGGAACATGGCCAACAGAGGAGGCAAAtctccccatcaacatgttgTAGCTCAGATCTGTCACTGTCTCTCCAGCAGTGCACCCCTTCTATAGGGACACCCATGTTAGGTGCAATCAGACAATACCACTACAGTGCCATATATATCCACCATCAAGGGAGCACGAGGAGCCCAGCAGCCTTGAAGGAAGCAAACCACATTCTCTTGTGGAAACTCACTGTCCAGTGATTACTTGGCGCTCTCTTCCTCAGCATCAGACAAAATTGATTCCTGAGCATCCTCAAACACTAacctaaaacattataaaacaaaaattaagTTTTGCATATTcctctaaaaaaaacaataaaacacctgaaaaaatgcaagaggaagaggagcaggagctAAAAAGAACACATTGATTTGTAATTTGTTGCTATGGTAGTAAACAATTGCATTTGTTTGTCGTTTATCCCAACTGCAAATGGCTAGAGCTCAGGTCACACTCATGCTTGAACTGATTCCAAAGCTTTTTGCCAGGAAGAAGTGATTATTGATTGTTGGTTGCTATGGTAGCAAACAATTGGCCACCTCAGTTTGCAGTTTCCACAAACTAAATTAATTGTGTTCACCTCAAGCCCAAGCTCGTCTCAAGCCTCATCCTGATCCGTGAATCTCTAATATACTCTTGTGTTAGTacatacagggccggattcagaaagcacttacgccgacgtatgcaCCGTCGTACCTCTGCGCCTAATTCTTAatacgagatacgcctgaattttggcaacatccgaccaacgtaagtctcctacgccgtcgtatcttgggcgcatatttacgctggccgcaaggggcgcttctattgatttacgcgtcaaatatgtaaatgagcgacatacgccgattcacgaatgtacttacgcccgtcgcagtaatctacaccgtttacgtaaggcgtacgtctggtgtaaagttaagccacacgcaggtgtaagtcatgctagggtatggaccagggaacagccgtcgtattttacgtaagtcgtacgtgaatggggctgggcgtaggttacgttcacgtcgaaggcattgagccgttgtatctttgggagcgccgttcgttcggcccttcatttacatggggtctggcttcattttaatagatcatgcccactaccttcctactttgaattaggcaggtctacgccagccaatttacgttacgccggcgcaacaaagggagcaagtgctttgtgaatactgttcttgcctctatgttacgtcggcgtagcacatatgagatgcgctacaccgctctaaagatgcgtcgatctacgtgaatcccggCCATAGTGTGTAAATGACTCCCTGAGTGGGTTCTGACCCCCATACTACAATATATCCTATCAGAACAGAGAGGGAAATTTTCAGAATTCTGACTGACCGCACCTATATCATGTCTGTATCAGAGAGGTTGCTACACGAGAAGACACCATTTCCCTTGTCAGAGCACCGGGAGTGTAATGATAGCTGTACACTTGGTGTTCCATAAAACTCAGTTGTAATAGGTAAAATCCAAAAAGTGACATGCATCTCATTGGACTTAACCCTTAGTAATCTGACACACTTTACAAGTGGCTGAATTCCAGGAGCTCAGCTTTAATGAGTGTCAGAGGATTTCACTAtctttttctctcttctgctTTCAGTGATGGCGTCTGCAGATCTGAGGAAGGAGCTGGAATGTTCCgtctgtctgaacatttatacAGATCCTGTAACCCTTAAATGtggacacaacttctgccgggACTGTATTGGTCGTGTGTTGGATACACAGGAGGAATCTGGAagttattcctgtcctgagtgcagagaAGAGTTTCAGGAGCGGACTGCACTTCGGAGGAACATAACACTGCGTAACATAGTGGACAATTTCCTTTCTGCTCAGCCAGATCAAGAGGAGCCCGGGGTCTTCTGTACTTACTGTATTCACACTCCTGTACCTGCTGTGAAATCCTGCCTGCATTGTGAAGCTTTTCTGTGTGACAATCACCTGAAAGTCCACATTAAGTCACCAGAACACGTCTTATGTGACCCCGCCACTTCCCTGGAGAACAGGAAATGCTCCTTTCATAAGAAgatcctggagtattactgcactgaggactcCTCCTGTATCTGTGTGTACTGCTTGTTCATTGGAGAACATCGGGGACACCAGGTGGAGACTCTGGATGAGGCCTCTGAGATGAAGAAGAATAAactgaggaatgttctgcagaaactgatgacagagagagaagagacggagaaaagagtccagagtctggaggaacgCAGGAGGAAAGTACAAGGAAAAGCAGATGATGAAGCAGAGAGAGTCACTGTCCTGTTCAGAAACCTCAGGAGACGTCTGGAAGACCTGGAGAAGAGAATCCTGAGTGAGATCTCTGGACAGGCAGAGCGGGTCTCGGTATTAATCAATGATCTGGTCCAGgatctggaaataaagaaggaggagctgtccaggaagatgggggacattgaggagctgtgtaacacGACGGATCCACTGGCTGTCCTAAAGGAATCAGACAGaggtgacttgtgtgatactgaggatggagatgatgaggacagagagggacatgataaactcctccatgatggaggggatctggatgtAGCAGGGATCTCACACACATTGTACACTGGTTTATCTGATATAATACAGCAAACATCATGGGTGTCGGGGGTTACAGACATTTTACTGGATGTGAGCACAGTTGGTAATCATCTACATATATCAGATGACAGGAGAACTGTATCCTGGTCAGATGAGAGCCAGACTCACCCAGAAACACCAGAGAGATTTCTTAGTCATCAGGTGGTAAGCAGTCAGAGTTTCTCctcagggagacattactgggaagtggatgtcgGAGGGTCAAGGTACTGGAAAGTCGggatgtgttaccccagtatagaCAGGGGGGGAGATCAGTCATGGATTGGATATAATAAGAAGTCCTGGAGTCTGGAGAGGATGGGGAGTAATCAGTACTCAGTGAGACATGACAGGAATCAGATCAGATTACCCGGCAATGTCTCCAGTAACAGTGTCAGGATAGATCTGGATTATGAGGCTGGGCGGATCTCATTTTATGAATTGTGTGACCCGATCCGACACCttcacaccttcaccaccacttTTACTGAGCCCCTGCATGCTGGGGTATTTGTAGGGAGTGGTTCCTGTATAAAGATATGTGGGGGGAATCAGATATGAGAATTCTgcctagagactggtgacatcacagagTGGAGAATCTAACTAATGAAATACTCAGCCAATAGGAGGAAGCAGTGGAGAAAAACCAACATGACTGATTTATTTATAAAGATGCAGGCTCCGGGGCCGTCATCTTCATCCTAAACCTCACTTCACTACCTAGTGTGTCACTGACCAGGAAACCGCATGCAGGAGGtcagatttttatttctgtctgcggctgttttgtcacatttttgggcCTGTGTTCGATATGTGCAAAGAGAGATCACACAAATATTTAAAAGTATagtatatttattaaaagtaatgacACATACAGATAACAATAGAAAATATAACAAGGATGCTTAACTAAAGATGCTGTTTCGCCACAGAGTCCCCCCATAAAGTCATGGTCAGGTAATCAGACCAGACGTTTGCATGTTGCATGATGCAGCTCTGGATgagactaccgtgtttccccgaaaataagacaccgtcttatattttttttcccctcaaaaaatcacactatggcttattttcggggggtgtCTTATATGTCGAATTGTGGTGCCATTTCACGGGCAAATGTTTGAATATCAGCCCTGCGCACACAAACCAAAGCCTTTGCTCTCCTGTCAGCAACCCATTCACTCTTCTTCACGCTTCTTGGAATTTCCTCTGTCCACCTGTAGACTGAGAGTGGAGCACAGTGGAGCTGGGGTGATCTCTTTGGGCTCAGTAGCAGCTTTTCCCcctatcccctggtgtttgtgtggggtgagagaggtggtacagagcttctcctcacttctttacagctctgagctccgcaccagtacagtactACCGTATCACGTGTTGTTTACCGCTCCGCGCCGCATACGACACGCCCATTGCTACGTCTTATATTCgggggattcgacacgccatcgctacgtcttattatcggggattcgacacgccatcactacgtcttattttcggaggggtgtcttatatttcgatcttgcgtcgaaatcccgctacggcttatttttggagtacgtcttattttcggggaaacacggtaaatgTTCCAGTTCTAGCTAAGGTATATATGTCTTTTATATAGGATATGATCAAGCCCACTCTCAGAGCAGTATGACCCTCTAAAGCACATTCCTGAAGGAGAGGGGGCTGGCTTGTCTATAGGCAGCTTACACTCACATTCCAACCACACGAGTCAGCTAAACGTTACCAGAAtaaccaatccttcactaagcggtgatgcccagctcgagtcactgtcaggggcaggcgaaccttagtaatcctttgttactggctgctgcttcctgtatatggattcatcgggtagtgtgccggtattccgtcacttcctcgatgccgcaatgtctcctgggagcttttgtcattgttcccaggagacattgcggaggtctgccgtgagttatcgcgggatttagaaagaacttgcttctgtgataacttgcggcagacctccgcaatgtctcctggtaacaatgacaaaagctcccaggagacattgcggcatcgaggaagtgacggaatacccgcacactacaagatgaatccatatacaggaagcggccagtagcataaaggattactaaggtacagtggatcgaaaaaaaaaaaaaaaggtttagttattatgcatatgagcgtatcatttttttttttttttggtgggggagtggatcttgggtgggagttcccacacttttttccccaggaattGACCCCTGTTAAAACCCTAATaaagtttattataaaaaaaaatactgaagaaTACTCTATGCAGAACAGCACTGACTTAATAAAACATAACgta
This window encodes:
- the LOC120924696 gene encoding E3 ubiquitin-protein ligase Midline-1-like, which translates into the protein MASADLRKELECSVCLNIYTDPVTLKCGHNFCRDCIGRVLDTQEESGSYSCPECREEFQERTALRRNITLRNIVDNFLSAQPDQEEPGVFCTYCIHTPVPAVKSCLHCEAFLCDNHLKVHIKSPEHVLCDPATSLENRKCSFHKKILEYYCTEDSSCICVYCLFIGEHRGHQVETLDEASEMKKNKLRNVLQKLMTEREETEKRVQSLEERRRKVQGKADDEAERVTVLFRNLRRRLEDLEKRILSEISGQAERVSVLINDLVQDLEIKKEELSRKMGDIEELCNTTDPLAVLKESDRGDLCDTEDGDDEDREGHDKLLHDGGDLDVAGISHTLYTGLSDIIQQTSWVSGVTDILLDVSTVGNHLHISDDRRTVSWSDESQTHPETPERFLSHQVVSSQSFSSGRHYWEVDVGGSRYWKVGMCYPSIDRGGDQSWIGYNKKSWSLERMGSNQYSVRHDRNQIRLPGNVSSNSVRIDLDYEAGRISFYELCDPIRHLHTFTTTFTEPLHAGVFVGSGSCIKICGGNQI